The window GGGTCAGGCCGCAGTAGGGGCCATGAAGAAGAACGGCGGGGCTTTCGGTAGCTACATGATCCTTTCGGCGCTTCCGGGTTCGCAGGGTCTCTACGGTTTCGTCTGCTTCTTCCTGGTGCAGAACGGCCTGACGGCTCCGACGCTGGTGCAGGGCGCCGCTATCTTCGGCGCCGGTCTGCTGGTCGGCATGGTGAACCTCGCGGCTTCGGTATATCAGGCCAAGGTCTGCGCCAACGGTATCGCCGCCATCGGCAACGGTCACGACGTGATGGGTAAGACGCTGATTCTCGCGGCTTTCCCCGAGCTGTACGCTATTCTGACGGTGGCCGCCACCTATCTGATCGCCACGCTCGACGGCGTGAACCTCTTCTAAAGAGAAACACCCGCATGCAAAAAGGGAAGCCCCGAGGGCTTCCCTTTTTTGCGTCGTGAGCGTCGCGCGGCCTATTTGCCTTTGCGGCGCGATGACGTGCGGACCTTGGGGCCTTTGCCGCGGCCTTCGGACGCTGCGGCGGCGCGGCGCGTTGCGGCATCGGGCAGCAGCACTTCGAAGTCGAGCTGGCGCTTTTGCAGGTCGGCGCGCTTCACGCGGATGCGCACGGGGCTGCCCAGCGTCAGGCGAATGCCCGTCGAGCGGCCGATGATCTCGTAGAGCTGCTCGTCGAACTGGAAGAAGTCGCCCTCGATGTCCCGCAGGAACGACATGCCCTCGATGTGGGTTTCGTCCAGCTCCACGTAGACGCCCCATTCCGTGAGCCCCGAGATGTGCCCTTCGAACTCCTCGCCGATGTGCTCCTTCATGAATTCGACCATCTTGTACTTGATCGAGGCGCGTTCGGCCTCGGCGGCCACCACCTCGCGCTCCGAGGCGCGTGCGCAGAGCTCCTCCAGCTCGGTCTTGTCGGCCGACTTGCCGCCCGCGAGGTAGCGGGCCAGCAGGCGGTGGACCATCATGTCGGGGTAGCGGCGGATGGGCGAGGTGAAGTGCGTGTAGTAGGGGAAGGCCAGTCCGTAGTGGCCGATGTTGTCGGTCGTGTAGTAGGCTTTGGCCATCGAGCGCACGGCCATCGTCGAGACGGCGTTCTCCTCGGTGGTGCCCTTGATCTGCTTGAAGAGCTTGTTCATCTCCTTGGCCACGGCGCGGCCCTTCGTGGCCTTGAAGATGTGCCCGAAGCGGAGGATGAACTGGCGGAAGCGGTCGAGCTTCTCCTCGCTCGGGGAGTCGTGCACGCGGTAGACCATCGTGCGCGCCGTCGTGCGGCCGCTTTCGGTCCGGCGCTTGCCGCAGAACTCCGCCACGCGGCGGTTGGCCAGCAGCATGAATTCCTCGATCATCTGGTTCGACTCCTTCTGCTCCTTGAAATAGACGCCCAGGGGCTTGCCGTTCTCGTCGAGCTTGAATTTCACCTCCTCGCGGTCGAACGAGATGGCGCCGTTCTTGAACCGCTCTGCCCGCAGCGCTTGCGCCAGCCGGTTGAGGGTCAGCACCTCTTCGGCATAGTCCCCGCGGCCCGTCTCGATGATCTCCTGCGCCTCGGCGTAGGTGAAGCGGCGGTCGGAGTGGATGACCGTGCGGCCGAACCACTCTTCGAGGATTTCGAGATTCTCGTTGAGGGTGAAGACCGCCGAGAAGCAGAGGCTCGTCTCGTGGGGGCGCAGCGAGCAGAGTTCGTTCGAGAGCCGCTCGGGGAGCATCGGCACGGTGCGGTCCACCAGATAGACCGACGTGCCGCGTTCCACGGCTTCGTCGTCGATCACCGAATGGGGCCGCACGTAGTGGGTCACGTCGGCGATGTGCACGCCGATCTCCCACACGCCGTCCTTGATTTTACGCACCGACAGCGCGTCGTCGAAGTCCTTGGCGTCGGCCGGGTCCACCGTGAAGGTCACGACCTGCCGGAAGTCGCGCCGTTCGGCGATCTCCTTGCCCGTCACCCGGGCGTCGATGGCTTCGGCGGCCTCTTCGACCTCCGTTTCGAAGCGGTAGGGCAGTTCGTATTCCGCGAGGATGGCGTGCATCTCCGTGTCGTTGTTTCCGGCCATGCCCAGCCGTTCGACCAGCTCGCCTTCGGGGCTCTTGCTCCCGGGCTGCCAATCGACGATGCGGACCACGACCTTCTCGCCGTTCCTGATGTCGGGCCAGGTGCGCTTCGAGAGGTAGATGTCCATCGGCATGCGGCGCGAGTCGGCCCGCACGAAGATCTGGTGCGCGCCGACCTCCGCCACGCCCACATAGGGCTTGCGGTTGCGTTCGATGATGCGGGTGATCTCTCCCTCCATCTGTCCGTTGCGGCCGCGGTGCATCGCCACGACCTCCACGCGGTCGCCGTTCAGGGCATTGGCCGCATTGCGCTGGTTGACGAAAATGTCGGCTTCCAGTCCCTCGACCTTCACGTAGACCGAACCCGAGGGGGTCATGTCGGCCACGCCCTCGTAGTGGGGCAGGTGCTTCTGGGTGAGGCGGTATTTTTCGCGGGCGCACTCCTCGACGATCCCCTCTTCGAAGAGGCGGTCGAGGATTTCGAGCGTTTCGCGGCGGCCCTCCTTCGAGGCGCCTCCCGACGCCGAAGCGAGGTGTTTCAGCGAGAATTTATTGTTGGGGAATTCGCGCAGCAGGCTCAGTATGACCGATGCGCGGTCCGTTTTCCGGGCTCCTTTTCCGGAGCGTTGGTTCTGTTTTTTCATCTTTTTTCCAAAATTTGCAGGGCCATGCGGCGCATGAAGCCGATGCCCACGTCCAAGGCCCCTTCGTCGGGTGAGAACGTCGCCGTATGGGGCCGTCCGGCTGCGGCGCCCACGCCCAGCCGGTAGAACAGCGACGGATATTGTCTGCAATAGAAGCCGAAATCCTCGGCCGTGGTCCGCAGCGG of the Alistipes senegalensis JC50 genome contains:
- the rnr gene encoding ribonuclease R, coding for MKKQNQRSGKGARKTDRASVILSLLREFPNNKFSLKHLASASGGASKEGRRETLEILDRLFEEGIVEECAREKYRLTQKHLPHYEGVADMTPSGSVYVKVEGLEADIFVNQRNAANALNGDRVEVVAMHRGRNGQMEGEITRIIERNRKPYVGVAEVGAHQIFVRADSRRMPMDIYLSKRTWPDIRNGEKVVVRIVDWQPGSKSPEGELVERLGMAGNNDTEMHAILAEYELPYRFETEVEEAAEAIDARVTGKEIAERRDFRQVVTFTVDPADAKDFDDALSVRKIKDGVWEIGVHIADVTHYVRPHSVIDDEAVERGTSVYLVDRTVPMLPERLSNELCSLRPHETSLCFSAVFTLNENLEILEEWFGRTVIHSDRRFTYAEAQEIIETGRGDYAEEVLTLNRLAQALRAERFKNGAISFDREEVKFKLDENGKPLGVYFKEQKESNQMIEEFMLLANRRVAEFCGKRRTESGRTTARTMVYRVHDSPSEEKLDRFRQFILRFGHIFKATKGRAVAKEMNKLFKQIKGTTEENAVSTMAVRSMAKAYYTTDNIGHYGLAFPYYTHFTSPIRRYPDMMVHRLLARYLAGGKSADKTELEELCARASEREVVAAEAERASIKYKMVEFMKEHIGEEFEGHISGLTEWGVYVELDETHIEGMSFLRDIEGDFFQFDEQLYEIIGRSTGIRLTLGSPVRIRVKRADLQKRQLDFEVLLPDAATRRAAAASEGRGKGPKVRTSSRRKGK
- a CDS encoding ATPase, producing the protein METTALVLAYVGVALMVGLAGVASSIGTAITGQAAVGAMKKNGGAFGSYMILSALPGSQGLYGFVCFFLVQNGLTAPTLVQGAAIFGAGLLVGMVNLAASVYQAKVCANGIAAIGNGHDVMGKTLILAAFPELYAILTVAATYLIATLDGVNLF